A section of the bacterium genome encodes:
- the eat gene encoding ethanolamine permease: MEKGPPGNVEYQPVGSEYFAERGLRRHAGVASLWALGVGAVISGDFFGWNFGLAAGGFGGLLIATIIITAMYVGLCFSIAEMSPSLPHTGGAYSFARSAMGPWGAFITGMAENMEYVLTPAVIVVAIGSYLGAIFGTAEAWEPLWWAGAYAVFVGLNVAGVETTFRFTIAITALALGVLVIFYIAAVPQLDLARFAFDVEPAAGGSTFLPFGWKGVLACLPFAIWFYLAIEELPLAAEESHDPKRDMPRSILLGLLTLVVCAFATLILSAGIAPGAAALGASEEPLFDSLRTVFGAGLGTRLLALVAVAGLVASFHTIIFAYGRQVFSLSRAGYFPRWLSVTHATRETPHRALIAGALLGYGVALTIHLLGPEHPVGAVLLNMAVFGAVISYVLQMASYVLLRIRLPDIERPYRSPFGIPGALFAGAVATITLVALFVVDEVYQKVVVGAAIWYALGLLYFGLHARHHLVYSPEEAFAARARGEVIQNPEVRS; the protein is encoded by the coding sequence ATGGAGAAAGGACCGCCGGGAAACGTCGAGTACCAACCCGTCGGTTCGGAGTACTTCGCCGAACGCGGCCTCCGCCGCCATGCCGGTGTGGCCTCACTCTGGGCACTCGGTGTCGGCGCCGTCATCTCTGGCGATTTCTTTGGCTGGAACTTCGGTCTGGCGGCGGGTGGCTTCGGCGGGCTCCTCATCGCGACGATCATCATCACGGCGATGTACGTCGGGCTCTGTTTCAGCATCGCAGAGATGTCACCGAGCTTGCCGCATACCGGTGGTGCCTACTCCTTCGCCCGCTCGGCCATGGGGCCCTGGGGGGCCTTCATCACGGGCATGGCCGAGAACATGGAGTACGTGTTGACGCCCGCTGTGATCGTGGTCGCGATCGGCAGCTACCTTGGCGCCATCTTCGGAACAGCCGAGGCATGGGAGCCGCTCTGGTGGGCGGGGGCCTACGCGGTATTCGTGGGGCTGAACGTCGCCGGCGTGGAGACGACCTTCCGCTTCACCATCGCCATCACGGCTCTGGCCCTTGGCGTCCTCGTCATCTTCTATATCGCAGCCGTTCCTCAACTCGACCTCGCGCGCTTCGCCTTCGACGTAGAGCCGGCGGCGGGGGGCAGCACCTTCCTTCCGTTCGGCTGGAAGGGAGTGCTGGCGTGCCTGCCCTTTGCCATCTGGTTCTACCTCGCGATCGAGGAATTGCCCCTCGCGGCGGAGGAAAGCCACGACCCCAAGAGGGACATGCCCCGAAGCATCCTCCTCGGCCTGCTCACTCTCGTCGTCTGCGCGTTCGCGACGCTCATTCTATCCGCGGGCATTGCCCCCGGTGCGGCAGCGCTCGGCGCCTCGGAGGAACCGCTCTTCGACAGCCTCCGCACGGTCTTTGGCGCAGGGCTGGGAACGCGCCTGCTGGCACTCGTCGCTGTGGCCGGCCTGGTCGCGAGCTTCCACACCATCATCTTCGCGTATGGCCGACAGGTCTTCTCACTCTCCCGAGCCGGCTATTTCCCGCGTTGGCTCTCGGTCACCCATGCGACCCGTGAGACGCCACACCGCGCACTCATCGCGGGGGCCCTGCTCGGCTACGGCGTCGCTCTCACGATCCACCTGCTCGGGCCAGAACATCCGGTGGGCGCCGTGCTGTTGAACATGGCGGTCTTCGGTGCCGTCATCTCCTACGTCCTTCAAATGGCATCCTACGTATTGCTCCGTATTCGCCTGCCGGATATCGAGCGTCCCTACCGGAGCCCCTTCGGCATTCCCGGCGCGTTGTTTGCCGGGGCGGTCGCCACCATCACATTGGTTGCGTTGTTCGTGGTCGACGAGGTGTATCAGAAGGTCGTCGTGGGCGCGGCGATCTGGTACGCCCTGGGCTTGCTCTACTTCGGCCTGCACGCACGACACCACCTGGTGTATTCCCCCGAAGAGGCCTTCGCCGCCCGAGCCAGGGGCGAGGTCATTCAGAACCCGGAGGTCCGATCATGA
- a CDS encoding VWA domain-containing protein, whose amino-acid sequence MTRQAWTRSTCAVLLLLLGAFAAPGLAENAVRVLVESPAPGVTVEGHVHQAQLTGRAAAAGERPEHFDVIVAIDVSASTKTASGLDVDRDGIVGVNPHNELLPPGSYDPNVRSTDPGDTILAAQVQAARALLESLDPDRVRVGVVSFSGEVDPITGRRKRLDQEDARLEVPLTADFQAVGNALGAVLARGAHGATNFAAGIRIGIRELAGLSGATSKPRENVRRVMLFLSDGSPSLPVGRGNVTDDGDKEAAIRAAELAHRAGISINAYALGPAALRYPKVMTEISRVSLGTYTPVQRPGQIVTLLQGITFANVEDIVFTNLTTGDFSSDVRLSPDGGFTGFVPVAEGTNRVRVTALATDGTRGSVEFDLQFARATLPDRDAMAELDRIRKQNKELEIRRMDMEIEAFRDEQRKQLEIEVERRKEE is encoded by the coding sequence ATGACCCGCCAGGCCTGGACCCGTTCCACATGCGCCGTTCTGCTTCTCCTGCTCGGGGCTTTTGCCGCGCCCGGTCTGGCCGAGAACGCGGTACGGGTGCTCGTCGAATCACCGGCGCCGGGAGTGACGGTCGAGGGACACGTCCATCAGGCCCAGCTCACCGGGCGGGCGGCGGCCGCGGGCGAGCGCCCGGAGCATTTCGACGTGATCGTCGCGATCGATGTTTCCGCCTCGACCAAAACGGCCAGCGGGCTGGATGTGGATCGGGATGGGATCGTCGGCGTGAATCCGCACAACGAGCTGCTTCCTCCCGGCAGCTACGACCCGAACGTGCGAAGCACGGACCCCGGAGACACGATCCTCGCCGCGCAGGTCCAGGCGGCGCGCGCGCTGCTGGAGAGCCTGGATCCGGATCGCGTGCGTGTGGGCGTGGTGAGCTTCTCGGGGGAGGTCGATCCGATCACGGGTCGTCGCAAACGGCTCGATCAGGAAGATGCCAGGCTGGAGGTGCCGCTCACCGCGGATTTCCAGGCGGTAGGGAACGCTCTCGGTGCCGTGCTCGCCCGTGGCGCCCACGGTGCGACCAATTTCGCTGCCGGTATCCGCATCGGGATCCGAGAGCTGGCAGGTTTGTCGGGGGCAACCAGCAAGCCCCGCGAGAACGTTCGGCGCGTCATGCTGTTTCTCTCCGACGGCTCGCCCTCATTGCCGGTCGGCCGTGGAAACGTCACCGACGATGGCGACAAGGAAGCCGCGATCCGTGCCGCCGAGCTGGCCCACCGGGCGGGGATTTCGATCAACGCCTACGCACTCGGGCCGGCGGCGCTCCGCTATCCGAAGGTGATGACCGAGATCTCTCGCGTTTCCCTGGGAACCTACACCCCGGTGCAGCGGCCAGGCCAGATCGTGACGCTCCTTCAGGGCATCACTTTCGCGAACGTCGAAGACATCGTCTTCACCAATCTGACGACGGGAGATTTTTCTTCGGATGTGCGGCTTTCGCCCGACGGCGGCTTCACCGGCTTCGTTCCCGTCGCGGAGGGGACGAACCGTGTGCGTGTCACTGCCCTCGCAACCGATGGCACGAGGGGCTCGGTGGAGTTCGACCTCCAGTTCGCCCGTGCCACCTTGCCCGATCGCGATGCGATGGCGGAGCTCGATCGCATCCGCAAACAGAACAAGGAGCTCGAGATCCGGCGCATGGACATGGAGATCGAGGCGTTCCGGGACGAGCAGCGCAAGCAGCTGGAGATCGAGGTGGAGCGCCGCAAGGAAGAGTAG
- a CDS encoding OmpA family protein, which translates to MSRPYRPVSLWLALLLVVSLPVLACQTTTGTGLDKKSTQGAIAGAIVGAATGAAVDDHKRGRGALIGAAVGGLAGGLIGHTLDRQAEEIDAIPDAQVERREDRLFVAFPNDVMFDTGSHALYPGAYSRLDRLVDSLLRYPDTEVVVKGHTDSTGNRDSNLSLSEDRADAVRRYLIAKGVSPSRVTAIGFGEAMPLATNETRVGRQKNRRVEIEIRPSRELRERDREQREANEGYTPAGDDRYDPYESSEPSDSDTGGDSYAPRDADRYDDPYEVR; encoded by the coding sequence ATGTCACGCCCCTACCGCCCTGTTTCGCTCTGGCTCGCTCTCCTGCTGGTCGTGAGCCTGCCCGTTCTCGCTTGTCAGACCACGACCGGCACGGGCCTGGACAAGAAATCGACCCAGGGCGCCATCGCCGGGGCCATCGTAGGCGCCGCCACCGGCGCCGCCGTCGACGACCACAAGCGCGGTCGCGGCGCGTTGATCGGTGCCGCCGTAGGCGGGCTGGCGGGCGGCTTGATCGGGCACACCCTCGACCGCCAGGCCGAGGAGATCGACGCAATTCCGGATGCCCAGGTCGAGCGCCGCGAGGATCGGTTGTTCGTGGCGTTCCCCAACGACGTGATGTTCGATACCGGCTCCCACGCGCTGTATCCGGGTGCCTACAGCCGCCTGGACCGGCTGGTCGATTCCCTGCTCCGCTACCCGGACACGGAAGTGGTTGTGAAGGGCCACACGGATTCGACCGGGAACCGGGATTCGAACCTCAGTCTCAGCGAGGATCGGGCCGACGCGGTGCGCCGCTACCTGATCGCCAAGGGAGTTTCGCCTTCGCGTGTGACCGCGATCGGCTTCGGTGAGGCGATGCCGCTGGCCACGAATGAGACCCGGGTCGGCCGCCAGAAGAATCGCCGGGTGGAGATCGAGATCCGGCCGAGCCGAGAGCTTCGGGAACGGGACCGGGAGCAGCGAGAGGCGAACGAGGGCTACACCCCGGCCGGCGATGACCGTTACGATCCCTATGAGTCGTCCGAGCCCTCGGATTCTGACACGGGCGGTGACTCTTACGCGCCGCGAGACGCCGACCGGTACGACGATCCCTACGAGGTGAGATGA